A genome region from Arthrobacter sp. V1I9 includes the following:
- a CDS encoding MFS transporter: MNSASAPGATHPSSELESGNQATSKGRVLAWASWDWGSAAFNAVMTTFVFTVYLTSNAFGGEDQASAVLGGALAVAGIAIALLAPVTGQRSDAGGRRKLWLGVNTAAVAILTALCFFVFPRPEFLLLGVSLIALGNVFFEFAGVNYNAMLAQVSTPRNIGKVSGLGWGAGYLGGIVALLIVLQLFVQPSFAWFGASTEDSLNIRLVAVFSALWFFVFALPVLFAVPELPKAPQAHRLGIVASYGLLIRRIKAIYATSPHTIYFLLASAVFRDGLAAVFTFGGIIAAGTFGFELSQVIFFAIFGNVVAAVGAIIGGFLDDKIGPKAVIIGALVGLLIAGTVILVLGNGNYVFFGMSWPGSTTFWVFGLFLCLFVGPAQSSSRAYLARLAPHGESGELFGLYATTGRAVSFLAPALFTLCITLATPLVAPGEAQRWGILGIMVVLLAGLLVLLPVKSPDKAPIAVVPAA, encoded by the coding sequence ATGAACAGCGCCAGCGCTCCCGGGGCCACGCACCCGTCCTCGGAACTTGAATCCGGGAATCAGGCCACCAGCAAGGGCAGGGTCCTCGCCTGGGCGTCCTGGGACTGGGGATCGGCAGCCTTCAACGCCGTGATGACCACGTTCGTGTTCACCGTGTACCTCACCTCCAACGCCTTTGGCGGGGAAGACCAGGCATCGGCGGTTTTGGGCGGGGCGCTGGCCGTTGCCGGCATCGCCATTGCGCTGCTGGCTCCGGTCACCGGGCAACGTTCGGACGCCGGGGGACGCCGCAAGCTGTGGCTGGGAGTCAACACAGCCGCCGTCGCCATCCTTACTGCGCTGTGCTTCTTTGTGTTTCCCCGGCCCGAGTTCCTCCTGCTCGGGGTGTCCCTGATCGCCCTGGGCAACGTGTTCTTCGAGTTCGCAGGCGTGAACTACAACGCCATGCTGGCCCAGGTCTCAACCCCGCGGAACATCGGGAAGGTCAGCGGACTCGGCTGGGGTGCGGGATACCTGGGCGGCATCGTCGCGCTGCTGATCGTCCTGCAGCTGTTCGTCCAGCCCAGCTTCGCGTGGTTCGGGGCATCCACGGAGGACAGCCTGAACATCCGGCTCGTGGCGGTTTTCTCCGCCCTATGGTTCTTCGTCTTCGCCCTGCCAGTGCTGTTCGCCGTCCCCGAACTGCCCAAGGCCCCGCAAGCCCACAGGCTGGGAATCGTGGCCAGCTACGGGCTGCTGATCCGCCGGATCAAGGCTATCTATGCCACCAGTCCGCACACCATCTACTTCCTGCTGGCGAGCGCGGTCTTCCGCGACGGCCTTGCAGCTGTCTTCACTTTCGGCGGAATCATCGCCGCAGGCACCTTCGGTTTCGAACTGTCCCAGGTCATCTTCTTCGCGATCTTCGGGAATGTGGTGGCTGCCGTGGGCGCTATCATCGGCGGTTTCCTTGACGACAAAATCGGGCCCAAGGCAGTGATCATCGGGGCCCTGGTGGGCCTGCTGATCGCCGGCACCGTCATCCTGGTCCTGGGCAACGGCAATTACGTCTTCTTCGGCATGTCATGGCCCGGCAGCACAACGTTCTGGGTCTTCGGGCTGTTCCTCTGCCTTTTTGTGGGGCCTGCCCAGTCCTCGTCCCGGGCATACCTGGCCCGCCTTGCCCCGCACGGTGAATCGGGCGAACTCTTTGGGCTCTATGCCACCACTGGCAGGGCCGTCAGCTTCCTGGCGCCGGCGCTCTTCACCCTTTGCATCACCCTGGCCACCCCGCTGGTGGCGCCGGGCGAGGCCCAGCGCTGGGGCATCCTGGGAATCATGGTGGTGCTCCTGGCCGGGCTCCTGGTACTGCTGCCGGTGAAGTCACCGGACAAGGCCCCCATCGCGGTGGTTCCCGCAGCCTGA
- a CDS encoding Na+/H+ antiporter subunit A, whose protein sequence is MITVLAVHFTVAVVAPLLFRAWGRNAFYALAAVPAASFFWLLFQHGPIYSEPGAVAEVVPWIPGLQLEFAFRMDALAWVMSLLVLGVGSLVLVYCARYFKRKDHDLGAFGAQLLAFAGAMFGLVVADDLLLLFIFWELTTILSYLLIGFARTRLAARRSALQALMVTTAGGLAMLVGLIMLGYAAGTYRISDILQQAPALMAGPLGTMVSAAVVLILVGAITKSALVPFHFWLPGAMAAPTPVSAYLHAAAMVKAGIYLVARLAPGFSETSFWQPVVLGLGLATMLVGGYRALRQTDIKLILAYGTVSQLGFLTMVVGLGTPDAALAGLAMLLAHGLFKATLFLVVGIIDHQSGTRDVRKLSGVFRSSRALGIVAGIGAASMAGVPFLGGFVAKESVLEAFVHHANDLAAGPWGMVVLAGLVLGSVLTFAYSARFMWGAFAVKPGVERTPFKAISPSFLAAPAILSLLTIAYGLWPVPVDAWIQPYAALFASSAPDAGTPAEQAGHLALWHGFTPALGLTALTFALGLLMYLGRNAVSRAQSLVPAWVDADKAYQYTVGGLDDVAVWVTGRTQRGSLYYYLAVILSVAFVLPLAAILLAGKPLPDGIYLVDPGSPLQLVVGVGIVIGALAAVKANKRFLAVLMVSVTGYGIALMFALQGAPDLALTQMLVETIVLVAFVLALRSLPPELRDRTGGKYRVVRVIIGLCFGVTMVFAAIYAMGARTAIPVSLEFPRLAYEGGGGLNIVNVTLVDIRAWDTFGEITVLALAATGVASLIFIRGRGDRIRNSATVAAGTVGRYRAVNPSTRDAAALAVSRKFAAAARDAWIVAGRTLAPERRSIIFEVVTRLIFHSMIIFSLYLLLAGHNLPGGGFAGGLTAGLALTIRYLAGGRFELSEATPVSAGALLGVGLAVAATSGVAPLLLGGQVFQTAIIELWLPVFGDIKFVTSTIFDIGVYIVVVGLVLDVLRSLGAEIDEHLEERSAAPAGSDADDEPEGLSSETTAKGQA, encoded by the coding sequence GTGATCACAGTCCTTGCCGTGCACTTTACGGTGGCTGTGGTGGCTCCGTTGCTCTTCAGGGCCTGGGGCCGCAACGCTTTCTACGCACTCGCGGCTGTTCCCGCTGCCTCCTTCTTCTGGCTGCTGTTCCAGCACGGCCCCATCTACTCGGAGCCCGGGGCGGTGGCCGAAGTGGTCCCCTGGATTCCGGGCCTCCAGCTTGAGTTCGCCTTCCGCATGGATGCCCTGGCGTGGGTCATGTCCCTGCTGGTGCTGGGCGTCGGCTCGCTGGTCCTCGTCTACTGCGCACGGTACTTCAAGCGGAAGGACCACGACCTCGGCGCCTTCGGAGCCCAGCTCCTGGCTTTCGCGGGGGCCATGTTCGGCCTGGTGGTGGCGGACGATCTCCTGCTGCTGTTCATTTTCTGGGAACTCACCACCATCCTGTCCTACCTCCTGATCGGGTTTGCCCGGACCAGGCTGGCGGCACGGCGGTCGGCACTCCAGGCATTGATGGTCACCACCGCCGGCGGCCTGGCCATGCTGGTGGGCCTGATCATGCTTGGCTACGCGGCAGGCACCTACCGTATCTCGGACATCCTCCAGCAGGCGCCCGCACTCATGGCCGGACCTTTGGGCACCATGGTGAGCGCCGCCGTCGTACTTATTCTGGTCGGCGCCATCACCAAATCGGCGCTGGTCCCGTTCCATTTCTGGCTTCCGGGAGCCATGGCCGCTCCCACCCCGGTCAGCGCCTACCTGCACGCCGCAGCGATGGTCAAAGCAGGCATTTACCTCGTTGCGCGGCTGGCCCCGGGCTTCTCCGAGACGTCTTTCTGGCAGCCGGTGGTGCTGGGCCTCGGCCTGGCGACCATGCTCGTGGGCGGGTACCGCGCGCTGCGGCAGACCGACATCAAGCTCATTCTCGCTTACGGTACGGTGAGCCAGCTGGGCTTCCTCACCATGGTGGTGGGGCTTGGAACACCGGACGCAGCCCTCGCCGGCCTCGCAATGCTGTTGGCCCACGGCCTGTTCAAGGCCACGCTGTTCCTGGTGGTGGGCATCATCGACCACCAGTCCGGCACCCGCGATGTCCGAAAGCTCTCGGGGGTCTTTCGGTCCTCGCGCGCCCTCGGAATCGTGGCCGGAATCGGCGCCGCCTCCATGGCAGGCGTACCCTTCCTGGGCGGCTTCGTAGCCAAGGAATCGGTGCTGGAGGCTTTTGTCCACCACGCAAATGACCTCGCCGCAGGCCCCTGGGGAATGGTTGTTCTGGCCGGGCTGGTCCTGGGATCCGTCCTCACCTTCGCGTACAGCGCACGGTTTATGTGGGGCGCGTTTGCCGTCAAGCCGGGTGTGGAGCGCACGCCCTTCAAAGCCATCAGCCCCTCGTTCCTGGCCGCGCCGGCCATCCTCAGCCTCCTCACCATTGCCTACGGCCTCTGGCCGGTCCCCGTGGATGCCTGGATCCAGCCGTACGCGGCCTTGTTTGCCTCGTCCGCTCCCGACGCCGGCACGCCCGCTGAGCAGGCAGGTCATCTCGCGCTGTGGCATGGCTTCACGCCCGCGCTTGGCCTGACCGCCCTCACCTTCGCGCTTGGTCTGTTGATGTACTTGGGCCGCAACGCCGTTTCGAGGGCCCAGTCCCTGGTGCCGGCCTGGGTGGACGCGGACAAGGCCTACCAGTACACGGTTGGCGGGCTGGACGATGTGGCGGTGTGGGTCACCGGACGTACGCAGCGCGGTTCGCTCTACTACTACCTGGCCGTTATCCTCAGCGTCGCCTTTGTGCTGCCGCTCGCGGCCATCCTGCTGGCGGGCAAGCCACTGCCGGACGGCATCTACCTTGTAGATCCCGGTTCCCCGCTCCAGCTCGTGGTGGGCGTGGGCATTGTGATCGGTGCCCTGGCCGCAGTCAAGGCCAACAAGCGGTTCCTGGCGGTCCTGATGGTTTCCGTCACGGGCTACGGCATCGCCCTGATGTTTGCCCTCCAGGGCGCTCCGGACCTGGCACTGACCCAGATGCTGGTGGAAACCATCGTCCTGGTGGCCTTCGTCCTGGCGCTGCGCAGCCTGCCGCCTGAGCTCCGCGACCGCACCGGCGGCAAATACCGGGTCGTGCGGGTCATCATCGGCCTGTGCTTCGGCGTCACCATGGTTTTCGCCGCGATCTACGCCATGGGCGCGCGGACTGCAATCCCCGTCTCGCTGGAGTTTCCGCGCCTCGCCTACGAGGGCGGCGGGGGATTGAACATCGTCAACGTGACCCTGGTGGACATCCGGGCGTGGGACACCTTCGGCGAAATTACCGTCCTTGCCCTTGCCGCCACAGGTGTCGCAAGCCTTATCTTCATCCGCGGCCGCGGCGACCGGATCAGGAACTCCGCCACCGTCGCCGCGGGCACCGTTGGCCGCTACCGCGCCGTCAACCCCAGCACGCGGGACGCCGCGGCGCTCGCGGTCAGCCGGAAGTTTGCTGCGGCAGCACGTGACGCTTGGATCGTGGCAGGGCGGACCCTCGCGCCGGAACGCCGCTCCATCATCTTCGAAGTGGTTACCCGGCTGATCTTCCACTCCATGATCATCTTCTCGCTTTACCTCCTGCTGGCCGGCCATAACCTTCCGGGCGGAGGGTTTGCAGGCGGCCTCACCGCAGGCCTTGCCCTGACCATCCGCTACCTCGCGGGCGGGCGCTTTGAACTCAGCGAGGCCACGCCCGTGAGCGCGGGCGCCCTCCTGGGCGTCGGGCTGGCGGTCGCTGCAACCTCCGGTGTGGCGCCGCTCCTGCTGGGCGGCCAAGTGTTCCAGACAGCCATCATCGAACTCTGGCTGCCGGTGTTCGGTGACATCAAGTTCGTCACCTCCACCATCTTCGATATCGGCGTGTACATCGTGGTGGTGGGCCTGGTGCTGGACGTCCTGCGGAGCCTCGGCGCCGAAATTGATGAGCACCTTGAAGAGCGGTCCGCCGCTCCCGCCGGGAGTGACGCCGATGACGAGCCGGAAGGCCTGTCCTCCGAAACCACCGCAAAGGGCCAAGCATGA